In a genomic window of Polypterus senegalus isolate Bchr_013 chromosome 13, ASM1683550v1, whole genome shotgun sequence:
- the LOC120542462 gene encoding neuropeptide Y receptor type 6-like, which translates to MADLTHDDNGSFFNQSERTPLNGSSNTRPHFSDYDCQPSIYILSVLVVAYSVVTMVGLFGNMCLVIIINRQKETHNVTNILIANLSLSDVLICLMCIPFTVVYTLMDHWIFGETMCKVSSFVQCLSVSVSIFSLVLIAVERYQLIVNPRGWKPNISHAYWGIALIWLVSVALSIPFLIYHHLTDEPFKNLSTHSTFYGDKYACTDSWPSEGDRLGFTTCLLVVQYFAPLCFICLCYLKIFVCLRRRSGMVDRLRENETRLSESKRINMMLISIVVAFAVCWLPLNIFNIIFDWNHEALLNCHHNLVFTLCHLVAMVSTCINPVFYGFLNKNFQKDLNMMVLNCKCSSEQEEYENIGMSTMQTDISKGSFKLNNGPMNT; encoded by the coding sequence ATGGCTGACCTCACGCATGATGACAATGGCAGCTTCTTCAACCAAAGTGAAAGGACACCTTTGAATGGCAGCAGTAACACCAGGCCACACTTCTCAGACTACGACTgccagccttctatctacattcTGTCTGTTTTGGTGGTGGCTTACAGCGTGGTGACCATGGTGGGCCTCTTTGGAAACATGTGCCTGGTCATCATCATCAACCGGCAGAAGGAAACGCACAACGTGACCAACATTCTCATTGCTAACCTTTCGCTGTCTGACGTGCTCATCTGCCTGATGTGCATTCCTTTTACTGTGGTCTACACGCTGATGGACCACTGGATCTTTGGAGAAACCATGTGCAAAGTCAGCTCCTTCGTCCAGTGCTTGTCCGTGTCGGTGTCCATCTTCTCATTGGTCCTCATTGCTGTTGAGCGATACCAGCTGATTGTCAACCCCAGGGGCTGGAAACCCAACATATCCCATGCCTACTGGGGCATCGCTCTGATTTGGCTTGTCTCGGTGGCTCTGTCCATTCCATTCCTCATTTATCACCACCTGACCGATGAGCCTTTTAAGAACCTCTCCACCCACTCAACCTTCTACGGGGACAAGTACGCCTGCACGGACTCCTGGCCTTCAGAAGGGGACCGCTTGGGCTTCACCACCTGCCTGCTGGTCGTTCAGTACTTTGCTCCCTTGTGTTTCATCTGCTTGTGCTACCTGAAAATCTTTGTGTGCTTGAGGCGGAGGAGCGGGATGGTGGACCGGCTGCGGGAGAATGAGACGAGATTGAGTGAGAGCAAGCGCATCAACATGATGCTTATTTCCATTGTGGTGGCCTTCGCGGTCTGCTGGCTTCCACTCAACATCTTCAACATCATTTTCGACTGGAACCATGAGGCTCTCCTCAACTGCCACCACAACTTGGTCTTCACCCTCTGTCACCTGGTGGCCATGGTGTCCACCTGCATCAACCCAGTCTTTTATGGCTTCCTCAATAAAAACTTTCAGAAGGACCTCAACATGATGGTGCTCAACTGCAAGTGTAGCTCTGAGCAGGAGGAGTACGAGAACATCGGCATGTCCACCATGCAGACCGACATATCCAAGGGCTCCTTCAAACTAAACAATGGGCCTATGAACACCTAA